One window of Amaranthus tricolor cultivar Red isolate AtriRed21 chromosome 11, ASM2621246v1, whole genome shotgun sequence genomic DNA carries:
- the LOC130826435 gene encoding uncharacterized protein LOC130826435, with product MNFLLWNIRGVGKGEKTMSIRNIVQEKKISFMGLVETKHKRPIRSRMKRMWGNDDFDICEVFASQTNGGGLIATWDKSIFQVANTFTGDRWMLLEGCLSAEMFECCVGVIYGQNDRSERYALLEEIKNRIVSINKRCLLMGDFNTVLHPTERSGTFRCDQSMREFSEWITDLNLIDIPLHGVKFTWRRNESKSKLDRALCCQTLLTKFPNLNLIGLKRSISDHNPLLLSLEDGINWGPKPFRCYDAWFLNPKLKGFLMNE from the coding sequence atgaacTTCTTGTTATGGAATATTCGGGGCGTTGGGAAAGGTGAGAAAACGATGTCTATTAGAAATATTGTGCAGGAAAAGAAAATTTCCTTTATGGGACTGGTAGAGACAAAACACAAAAGACCCATAAGAAGTAGAATGAAAAGGATGTGGGGAAACGATGATTTCGATATATGTGAAGTGTTCGCTAGCCAAACAAATGGGGGTGGGCTGATAGCTACATGGGACAAATCAATATTCCAGGTTGCAAATACATTCACTGGTGACAGATGGATGTTGCTAGAAGGATGTCTATCTGCTGAAATGTTTGAATGCTGCGTAGGGGTCATCTATGGCCAAAATGATCGCTCGGAACGTTATGCACTGTTGGAGGAGATAAAAAACAGGATTGTGTCTATAAACAAACGGTGCCTTCTGATGGGAGATTTCAATACTGTGTTACATCCTACGGAAAGATCTGGAACGTTCAGATGTGATCAGAGCATGAGGGAGTTCTCGGAATGGATTACAGATTTAAACCTTATTGATATACCGCTACATGGTGTGAAGTTTACTTGGAGAAGAAACGAATCGAAGAGCAAACTAGATAGAGCCCTGTGTTGTCAGACATTGCTAACCAAATTTCCAAACTTGAATTTGATAGGGCTAAAAAGAAGTATCTCTGATCACAACCCCCTACTGCTATCGCTTGAGGATGGGATCAACTGGGGCCCGAAACCTTTCCGATGCTATGATGCTTGGTTCCTGAACCCGAAACTAAAAGGATTCCTTATGAATGAATAG
- the LOC130826436 gene encoding uncharacterized protein LOC130826436 — MVRYRNTKMGFPRLYTISLQKNLCITPDRETEDSMVWKHSGSMIYPTKNIGAEMLEVRAPILSKAVFNLVWQKFIPPRAQLLVWLANLERLKTGDFLLQKGIIDTQRATCPFCNRDTESNSHILLTCNFSWRSWMEILQWWGISAAFQNRCINFSIEWLGLLKGKKYQKLWGLVLGCVIWSIWYERNKIKFERRPTNLHRFQYSLKIKIGIWAKEILGLTVLPPHGVSDGAWCVRRYSTVVETASRNANLGVIPIYDVTPVFA; from the exons ATGGTGCGATATCGGAATACTAAAATGGGCTTCCCAAGACTATACACAATATCGCTACAGAAAAATCTCTGT ATCACACCTGACAGAGAAACGGAAGATAGTATGGTCTGGAAACACTCGGGCAGCATGATATATCCTACAAAAAACATTGGAGCGGAAATGCTCGAAGTCAGGGCGCCCATTCTATCCAAAGCCGTATTCAATCTTGTATGGCAGAAGTTTATCCCCCCTAGAGCACAGTTGTTGGTATGGTTAGCTAATCTGGAGAGACTTAAAACTGGTGATTTTCTCTTACAAAAAGGAATTATTGATACTCAACGGGCAACTTGCCCCTTCTGCAACAGAGATACAGAATCAAACTCTCATATCCTTCTTACATGCAACTTCTCATGGAGGTCCTGGATGGAAATACTGCAATGGTGGGGCATCTCTGCGGCTTTCCAGAATCGATGTATAAACTTCAGTATTGAGTGGTTGGGTCtcctaaaaggaaaaaaataccAAAAGCTGTGGGGTCTGGTGTTAGGTTGCGTTATCTGGTCCATCTGGTATGAAAGGAACAAAATCAAATTCGAAAGAAGGCCCACAAATCTGCATAGGTTCCAGTACTCTCTGAAAATCAAGATAGGCATATGGGCAAAGGAAATTCTAGGGCTAACTGTTCTACCTCCCCATGGAGTATCTGATGGT GCTTGGTGTGTAAGGAGATATAGCACTGTTGTAGAAACCGCGTCTAGAAACGCGAATCTTGGTGTAATCCCAATTTATGATGTAACTCCTGTATTTGCATAG